A genomic region of Herbaspirillum sp. DW155 contains the following coding sequences:
- the rplV gene encoding 50S ribosomal protein L22, with protein MMETKATLRGVHLSAQKGRLVADLIRGKKVDQALNILAFSPKKGAVIIKKVLESAIANAEHNDGADIDELKVKTIYVEKGAVLKRFTARAKGRGDRISKQSCHIYVTVGN; from the coding sequence ATGATGGAAACTAAAGCTACTCTGCGCGGTGTGCACCTGTCGGCCCAGAAAGGCCGTCTGGTTGCAGACCTGATCCGCGGTAAAAAAGTTGATCAGGCACTGAATATCTTGGCCTTCAGCCCCAAGAAGGGCGCGGTCATCATCAAGAAGGTTCTGGAGTCCGCAATCGCGAACGCCGAACATAACGATGGTGCCGACATTGACGAGCTGAAAGTCAAGACCATTTATGTGGAAAAGGGTGCGGTCCTCAAGCGCTTCACAGCGCGTGCAAAGGGCCGTGGTGATCGTATTTCCAAGCAGTCGTGTCACATTTACGTGACCGTCGGAAACTAA
- the rpsG gene encoding 30S ribosomal protein S7, protein MPRRREVPKREILPDPKFGNVEVAKFVNVLMLSGKKSVAENIIYGAFDHIQSKSGKDPLEVFSAALNNCKPLVEVKSRRVGGANYQVPVEVRPVRRMALSMRWLREAANKRSEKSMPQRLAGELMEAAEGRGGAMKRRDEVHRMAEANKAFSHFRF, encoded by the coding sequence ATGCCACGTCGTCGTGAAGTCCCCAAGCGGGAAATTCTGCCGGATCCGAAGTTCGGCAACGTTGAAGTCGCCAAGTTTGTGAACGTGCTGATGCTGTCGGGCAAGAAGTCCGTCGCAGAAAACATCATCTACGGCGCCTTCGACCACATCCAGTCCAAGTCGGGCAAGGACCCGCTGGAAGTGTTCTCCGCAGCCCTGAACAACTGCAAGCCGCTGGTGGAAGTCAAGTCCCGCCGCGTCGGTGGCGCCAACTACCAGGTGCCCGTTGAAGTGCGTCCGGTGCGCCGTATGGCCCTGTCGATGCGCTGGCTGCGTGAAGCTGCCAACAAGCGCAGCGAGAAGTCCATGCCCCAGCGTCTGGCTGGTGAGCTGATGGAAGCCGCCGAAGGCCGTGGCGGCGCAATGAAGCGTCGTGATGAAGTGCACCGTATGGCAGAAGCGAACAAGGCGTTCTCGCACTTCCGCTTCTAA
- the rpsS gene encoding 30S ribosomal protein S19 yields MTRSLKKGPFCDAHLVKKVEAAQATKDKKPIKTWSRRSTIMPDFIGLTIAVHNGKAHVPVYVSENMVGHKLGEFALTRTFKGHAADKKAKK; encoded by the coding sequence ATGACACGTTCATTGAAAAAAGGTCCTTTCTGCGACGCCCACCTGGTGAAAAAGGTTGAGGCTGCCCAGGCTACCAAGGACAAGAAGCCGATCAAGACCTGGTCGCGTCGTTCGACCATCATGCCGGACTTCATCGGTCTGACGATTGCCGTGCACAATGGCAAGGCACACGTGCCGGTCTATGTGTCGGAAAACATGGTTGGTCACAAGCTCGGCGAATTCGCGCTGACCCGTACTTTCAAGGGTCACGCTGCCGATAAGAAGGCTAAGAAATAA
- the rplW gene encoding 50S ribosomal protein L23, giving the protein MNAIVKHSEERLMKVLLAPVISEKATFVAEKNEQVVFLVAKDATKLEVKAAVELLFKVEVESVQVANRQGKQKRSRNGMGRRNHTRRAFVSLKPGQEINFTEEAK; this is encoded by the coding sequence ATGAACGCAATCGTGAAACATAGCGAAGAGCGCCTGATGAAGGTGCTGCTGGCACCGGTGATCTCCGAAAAGGCAACCTTTGTCGCCGAGAAGAACGAGCAAGTCGTCTTCCTGGTCGCCAAGGACGCCACCAAGCTGGAAGTCAAGGCCGCCGTCGAACTGCTGTTCAAGGTGGAAGTGGAATCGGTGCAAGTCGCCAACCGTCAGGGCAAGCAGAAGCGCTCGCGCAACGGTATGGGTCGCCGCAACCACACCCGCCGTGCTTTCGTCAGCCTGAAGCCGGGTCAAGAAATCAACTTCACCGAGGAGGCTAAATAA
- the rpsL gene encoding 30S ribosomal protein S12 — MPTINQLISKPRVRAIVKSKSPALENSPQKRGVCTRVYTTTPKKPNSALRKVAKVRLTNGFEVISYIGGEGHNLQEHSVVLIRGGRVKDLPGVRYHMVRGALDTQGVKDRKQARSKYGAKRAKAAKK, encoded by the coding sequence ATGCCAACCATCAATCAACTGATTAGCAAACCACGTGTCCGCGCGATCGTGAAGAGCAAGTCGCCGGCGCTGGAAAACAGCCCGCAAAAGCGCGGTGTCTGCACCCGCGTGTACACCACCACCCCGAAGAAGCCGAACTCGGCGCTGCGTAAGGTGGCCAAGGTGCGTCTGACCAACGGTTTCGAAGTCATTTCGTACATCGGCGGTGAAGGCCACAACCTGCAAGAACACAGCGTCGTGCTGATCCGCGGCGGCCGTGTGAAGGACTTGCCGGGTGTGCGTTACCACATGGTTCGCGGTGCACTGGATACCCAGGGCGTCAAGGATCGTAAGCAAGCTCGCTCGAAGTACGGTGCCAAGCGCGCCAAGGCAGCGAAGAAGTAA
- the tuf gene encoding elongation factor Tu has product MAKGKFERTKPHVNVGTIGHVDHGKTTLTAAIATVLSKKFGGEAKAYDQIDAAPEEKARGITINTAHVEYETANRHYAHVDCPGHADYVKNMITGAAQMDGAILVCSAADGPMPQTREHILLSRQVGVPYIIVFLNKADMVDDAELLELVEMEVRELLSKYEFPGDDLPIVKGSAKLALEGDTGPLGEQAIMALAEALDTYIPTPERAVDGTFLMPVEDVFSISGRGTVVTGRVERGIIKVGEEIEIVGIADTQKTTCTGVEMFRKLLDQGQAGDNVGVLLRGTKREDVQRGQVLAKPGSIKPHKHFTGEIYVLSKDEGGRHTPFFNNYRPQFYFRTTDVTGAIELPKDKEMVMPGDNVSITVQLINPIAMEEGLRFAIREGGRTVGAGVVAKIFD; this is encoded by the coding sequence ATGGCAAAAGGCAAGTTTGAACGGACCAAGCCGCACGTGAACGTCGGCACCATCGGTCACGTTGACCACGGCAAGACCACCCTGACCGCTGCAATCGCAACCGTTCTGTCGAAGAAGTTCGGCGGCGAAGCGAAGGCCTACGACCAGATCGACGCAGCGCCTGAAGAAAAGGCCCGCGGCATCACCATCAACACCGCGCACGTCGAATACGAAACCGCAAACCGTCACTACGCACACGTTGACTGCCCTGGCCACGCCGACTATGTGAAGAACATGATCACCGGCGCAGCGCAGATGGACGGCGCGATCCTGGTGTGCTCGGCCGCTGACGGCCCGATGCCCCAGACCCGTGAACACATCCTGCTGTCGCGTCAGGTTGGCGTGCCTTACATCATCGTCTTCCTGAACAAGGCCGACATGGTGGACGACGCTGAACTGCTGGAACTGGTGGAAATGGAAGTCCGCGAACTGCTGTCGAAGTACGAGTTCCCTGGCGACGACCTGCCCATCGTGAAGGGTTCGGCCAAGCTGGCGCTGGAAGGCGACACCGGTCCCCTGGGCGAACAAGCCATCATGGCTCTGGCAGAAGCTCTGGACACCTACATCCCGACCCCGGAACGTGCCGTTGACGGTACCTTCCTGATGCCGGTGGAAGACGTGTTCTCGATCTCCGGCCGTGGCACCGTGGTGACCGGTCGCGTTGAGCGCGGCATCATCAAGGTCGGCGAAGAAATCGAAATCGTCGGTATCGCTGACACCCAGAAGACCACCTGCACCGGCGTGGAAATGTTCCGCAAGCTGCTGGACCAGGGGCAGGCTGGCGACAACGTTGGCGTGCTGCTGCGCGGCACCAAGCGTGAAGACGTTCAGCGTGGCCAGGTTCTGGCCAAGCCGGGTTCGATCAAGCCGCACAAGCACTTCACCGGCGAGATCTATGTTCTGTCGAAGGACGAAGGCGGCCGTCACACCCCGTTCTTCAACAACTACCGTCCGCAGTTCTACTTCCGTACCACCGACGTGACCGGTGCGATCGAACTGCCGAAGGACAAGGAAATGGTCATGCCGGGCGACAACGTGTCGATCACCGTGCAACTGATCAACCCGATCGCCATGGAAGAAGGTCTGCGCTTCGCTATCCGTGAAGGCGGCCGTACCGTCGGCGCCGGCGTGGTTGCCAAGATCTTCGACTAA
- the rpsJ gene encoding 30S ribosomal protein S10, whose amino-acid sequence MSVPSQKIRIRLKAFDYRLIDQSALEIVDTAKRTGAVVKGPVPLPTRIQRFDVLRSPHVNKTSRDQFEIRTHQRLMDIVDPTDKTVDALMKLDLPAGVDVEIKLQ is encoded by the coding sequence ATGTCGGTTCCTAGCCAAAAAATCCGTATCCGTCTGAAAGCTTTCGACTATCGTCTGATCGACCAGTCCGCACTGGAAATCGTTGACACCGCCAAGCGTACCGGTGCTGTCGTCAAGGGCCCGGTTCCCCTGCCGACCCGCATCCAGCGCTTCGACGTCCTGCGTTCGCCGCACGTCAACAAGACTTCCCGCGATCAGTTCGAAATCCGTACCCATCAGCGCCTGATGGATATCGTCGATCCGACCGACAAGACGGTTGACGCATTGATGAAGCTGGACCTGCCCGCTGGCGTTGATGTTGAAATCAAGCTGCAGTAA
- the fusA gene encoding elongation factor G, with product MARKTPIERYRNIGISAHIDAGKTTTTERILYYTGVNHKIGEVHDGAATMDWMEQEQERGITITSAATTCFWKGMANNFPEHHINIIDTPGHVDFTIEVERSMRVLDGACMVYCAVGGVQPQSETVWRQANKYGVPRLAFVNKMDRTGANFFKVYEQMRSRLKANPVPIQVPIGAEDNFEGVIDLVKMRAIYWDDASQGMKFDYRDIPEHLKATAQEWREKMVETAAESSEDLMNKYLEDGDLSEEDVKKALRARTLAGEIVPMMCGTAFKNKGVQAMLDAVIEYLPAPTDIPPVKGIAEDETETVRKAADDEKFSALAFKIMTDPFVGQLIFFRVYSGVVNSGDTVYNPVKNKKERLGRILQMHANQREEIKEVRAGDIAAAVGLKEATTGDTLCDPSAIVTLERMVFPEPVISQAVEPKTKADQEKMGLALNRLAQEDPSFRVKTDEESGQTIISGMGELHLDIIVDRMRREFGVEATVGKPQVAYRETIRKTCEEIEGKFVKQSGGRGQYGHVVLKIEPQEPGAGFEFVDAIKGGVVPREFIPAVEKGIRETLNTGVLAGYPVVDVKVTLFFGSYHDVDSNENAFRMAGSMAFKDGCRKASPVILEPMMAVEVETPEDYAGTVMGDLSSRRGMVQGMDEIAGGGGKIIKAEVPLSEMFGYSTSLRSATQGRATYTMEFKHYSEAPKNVIDAIVTSKAK from the coding sequence ATGGCCCGTAAGACCCCCATCGAGCGCTACCGTAATATCGGTATTTCGGCGCACATCGACGCAGGTAAAACAACCACTACCGAGCGTATCCTGTACTACACCGGCGTGAACCACAAAATCGGTGAAGTGCACGACGGCGCGGCCACCATGGACTGGATGGAGCAAGAGCAAGAGCGTGGCATCACCATCACCTCGGCTGCGACCACCTGCTTCTGGAAGGGGATGGCCAACAACTTCCCCGAGCACCACATCAACATCATCGATACCCCGGGCCACGTTGACTTCACCATCGAAGTGGAACGCTCGATGCGCGTTCTGGACGGCGCCTGCATGGTCTACTGTGCAGTGGGTGGCGTGCAGCCGCAGTCTGAAACCGTGTGGCGTCAGGCCAACAAGTACGGCGTGCCCCGTCTGGCCTTCGTCAACAAGATGGACCGTACCGGCGCCAACTTCTTCAAGGTCTACGAGCAGATGCGTAGCCGCCTGAAGGCCAACCCGGTGCCCATCCAGGTGCCTATCGGCGCCGAAGACAACTTCGAAGGCGTGATCGATCTGGTCAAGATGCGCGCCATCTACTGGGACGACGCTTCCCAGGGCATGAAGTTTGACTACCGCGACATCCCCGAGCACCTGAAGGCAACCGCCCAGGAATGGCGTGAAAAGATGGTTGAAACCGCCGCCGAGTCGTCGGAAGACCTGATGAACAAGTACCTGGAAGATGGCGACCTGTCGGAAGAAGACGTCAAGAAGGCCCTGCGCGCGCGCACCCTCGCTGGCGAAATCGTTCCGATGATGTGCGGCACCGCCTTCAAGAACAAGGGCGTGCAAGCCATGCTGGACGCCGTGATCGAGTACCTGCCGGCACCGACCGACATTCCCCCGGTCAAGGGCATCGCCGAAGACGAAACCGAAACCGTGCGCAAGGCTGCTGACGACGAGAAGTTCTCGGCGCTGGCCTTCAAGATCATGACCGATCCGTTCGTCGGCCAGCTGATCTTCTTCCGCGTGTACTCCGGCGTCGTCAATTCGGGCGACACCGTGTACAACCCGGTCAAGAACAAGAAGGAACGCCTGGGCCGTATTCTGCAGATGCACGCCAACCAGCGTGAAGAAATCAAGGAAGTGCGCGCTGGCGACATCGCTGCTGCCGTCGGTCTGAAGGAAGCCACCACCGGTGACACCCTGTGCGATCCGTCGGCCATCGTGACCCTGGAGCGCATGGTCTTCCCCGAGCCCGTGATCTCGCAGGCCGTCGAGCCCAAGACCAAGGCTGACCAGGAAAAGATGGGCCTGGCCCTGAACCGCCTGGCACAGGAAGATCCGTCCTTCCGCGTGAAGACCGACGAAGAATCCGGCCAGACCATCATCTCCGGTATGGGCGAGCTGCACCTGGACATCATCGTCGACCGTATGCGTCGCGAGTTCGGCGTGGAAGCCACCGTCGGCAAGCCGCAAGTGGCCTACCGCGAAACCATCCGCAAGACCTGCGAAGAAATCGAAGGCAAGTTCGTCAAGCAGTCGGGCGGTCGTGGTCAGTACGGTCACGTTGTCCTGAAGATCGAACCGCAAGAACCGGGCGCTGGCTTCGAGTTCGTCGATGCGATCAAGGGTGGTGTGGTTCCGCGTGAATTCATCCCCGCCGTCGAAAAGGGTATCCGTGAGACCCTGAACACCGGCGTGCTGGCTGGTTACCCGGTGGTTGACGTCAAGGTCACCCTGTTCTTCGGTTCGTACCACGACGTGGACTCGAACGAAAACGCTTTCCGCATGGCGGGTTCGATGGCCTTCAAGGACGGCTGCCGCAAGGCTTCGCCGGTCATCCTGGAGCCGATGATGGCCGTGGAAGTGGAAACCCCGGAAGACTACGCCGGTACCGTGATGGGCGACCTGTCGTCCCGTCGTGGCATGGTGCAGGGCATGGACGAAATCGCTGGTGGCGGCGGCAAGATCATCAAGGCCGAAGTTCCGCTGTCGGAAATGTTCGGTTACTCGACCTCGCTGCGTTCGGCTACCCAAGGCCGTGCAACCTACACGATGGAATTCAAGCACTACTCCGAAGCGCCCAAGAACGTGATCGACGCAATCGTCACCTCCAAGGCCAAGTAA
- a CDS encoding ChuX/HutX family heme-like substrate-binding protein: MSKHIIARPVLHRTSLAVLLATALAAAGCASQAPLSERWAELRRTQPTLHTRDAARELGVKESALLATQVGRNAVRLKGDPADLQALFERLPELGRIKAITRNEDAVLERSGEVAPVRRDEQGRVIPGTGFAGGAIDLRFAMSRWGSAFAVVQPGRDGKTSRSLQFFDRQGDAVHKVYLDNDQHVAQFDRLVADFRLADQQAALTIEAPAAEATASTSTAPSPEAIRELRQSWQELTDVHQFPRLLRELKLTREQALQLIGSDLAWRLSPQAAQTLLEEAGARQQPVMVFVSNGGMTQIYSGLIGKTAVGGGWFNVLDPDFNLHLRTSAIDHGWAVRRPTDHGMITSVEFYDAQGRQIVNFFSRRDRGQPETPQWRSMVEALPRG, encoded by the coding sequence ATGAGCAAGCACATCATCGCTCGCCCCGTATTGCACCGTACTTCCCTCGCCGTCTTGCTGGCGACCGCCCTGGCTGCGGCCGGCTGCGCAAGCCAGGCTCCCCTTTCCGAACGCTGGGCAGAACTCCGGCGAACGCAGCCAACGCTTCATACGCGAGATGCCGCACGTGAACTTGGTGTCAAGGAATCGGCCTTGCTGGCCACCCAGGTCGGCCGCAATGCCGTTCGCCTCAAGGGCGACCCGGCCGACCTGCAGGCGCTGTTCGAGCGGCTGCCCGAACTGGGCCGCATCAAGGCCATCACCCGCAATGAAGATGCGGTGCTGGAGCGTAGCGGCGAAGTCGCGCCGGTCAGGCGGGACGAGCAGGGCAGGGTAATCCCCGGTACCGGCTTCGCCGGCGGCGCCATCGACCTGCGGTTTGCCATGAGCCGCTGGGGTAGCGCCTTCGCCGTGGTGCAGCCGGGACGGGATGGCAAGACCAGCCGCAGCCTGCAGTTCTTCGACCGCCAGGGTGATGCCGTGCACAAGGTCTATCTCGACAACGACCAGCACGTGGCGCAGTTTGACCGTCTGGTGGCGGATTTCCGCCTGGCTGACCAGCAGGCTGCGCTGACCATCGAGGCGCCCGCTGCCGAGGCCACCGCGAGCACGAGCACCGCGCCCAGCCCCGAAGCCATCCGCGAGCTGCGCCAGTCCTGGCAGGAGCTCACCGATGTCCACCAGTTCCCGCGCCTGTTGCGCGAACTGAAGCTCACGCGCGAACAGGCGCTGCAGCTCATCGGCAGCGACCTGGCCTGGCGGCTTTCGCCACAGGCCGCGCAAACGCTGCTGGAAGAGGCCGGGGCGCGCCAGCAGCCCGTCATGGTGTTCGTCAGCAATGGCGGCATGACGCAGATCTATAGCGGCCTGATCGGCAAGACGGCGGTCGGCGGCGGCTGGTTCAACGTGCTCGACCCCGACTTCAACCTGCACCTGCGCACCAGCGCCATCGATCATGGCTGGGCGGTGCGGCGACCGACCGATCACGGGATGATCACCTCGGTGGAGTTCTACGATGCCCAGGGGCGCCAGATCGTCAACTTCTTCTCCCGCCGCGACCGCGGCCAGCCCGAGACGCCACAATGGCGCAGCATGGTGGAGGCGTTGCCGCGCGGCTGA
- the rplC gene encoding 50S ribosomal protein L3: MEKTMSLGLVGRKVGMMRIFTEDGDSIPVTVLDVSNNRVTQIKTPEVDGYSAVQVTFGQRRASRVVKAAAGHFAKAGVEAGTVLKEFRVDASKAAELKAGDVVGIGMFEAGQKVDVQGVSIGKGYAGTIKRYNFSSGRATHGNSRSHNVPGSIGMAQDPGRVFPGKRMTGHLGDVKTTVQNLEIARVDAERQLLLVKGAVPGAKNGQVIVSPAVKVKAKKGA, from the coding sequence ATGGAGAAAACAATGAGCCTGGGCCTTGTTGGTCGCAAGGTTGGTATGATGCGCATCTTCACGGAAGATGGGGATTCGATCCCTGTGACCGTGCTGGACGTGTCCAACAACCGCGTGACTCAAATCAAAACGCCTGAAGTGGATGGTTATTCCGCTGTTCAGGTGACCTTCGGTCAACGCCGCGCTTCGCGCGTGGTGAAAGCCGCCGCCGGCCACTTCGCCAAAGCTGGCGTCGAGGCAGGTACTGTCCTCAAAGAATTCCGTGTTGACGCTTCCAAGGCTGCCGAACTGAAGGCGGGCGACGTCGTTGGCATCGGCATGTTTGAAGCTGGCCAGAAAGTCGACGTGCAAGGCGTGTCGATCGGTAAGGGCTACGCCGGTACCATCAAGCGTTACAACTTCTCGTCGGGTCGCGCGACCCACGGTAACTCCCGCTCGCACAACGTTCCTGGCTCCATCGGTATGGCGCAGGATCCGGGCCGCGTGTTCCCCGGCAAGCGCATGACCGGTCATCTGGGTGATGTCAAGACCACCGTCCAGAACCTGGAAATCGCCCGTGTGGACGCAGAGCGTCAGTTGCTGCTGGTCAAGGGTGCCGTTCCTGGCGCCAAGAACGGTCAAGTGATCGTTTCGCCGGCAGTCAAAGTCAAAGCGAAGAAGGGGGCTTAA
- the rplB gene encoding 50S ribosomal protein L2, which translates to MALVKVKPTSPGRRGMVKVVNPDLYKGRPLASLVEKKSKTAGRNNNGHITTRHIGGGHKQHYRVVDFRRNKDGIPAKVERIEYDPNRTAHIALLCYADGERKYIIAPKGVSVGDQLISGSEAPIKSGNTLPIRNIPVGTTIHCVEMLPGKGAQIARTAGAAVVLMAREGTYAQVRLRSGEVRRVHIECRATIGEVGNGEHNLRKIGKAGATRWRGVRPTVRGVVMNPVDHPHGGGEGKTAAGRHPVSPWGQQTKGKKTRSNKRTTSMIVSRRGKK; encoded by the coding sequence ATGGCACTCGTAAAAGTGAAGCCGACCTCGCCCGGTCGGCGCGGCATGGTCAAGGTCGTCAATCCCGACCTGTACAAGGGCCGTCCGCTGGCATCGCTGGTCGAAAAGAAGTCCAAGACCGCCGGCCGTAACAACAACGGCCACATCACCACCCGCCACATCGGCGGTGGTCACAAGCAGCACTACCGTGTTGTCGACTTCCGTCGCAACAAGGATGGTATCCCTGCCAAGGTTGAGCGTATCGAATACGACCCGAACCGTACCGCGCACATCGCACTGCTGTGCTATGCGGACGGCGAGCGCAAGTACATCATCGCTCCCAAGGGCGTGTCGGTTGGCGATCAGCTGATCAGCGGTTCTGAAGCTCCGATCAAGTCGGGCAACACCCTGCCGATCCGCAACATCCCCGTCGGTACCACCATCCACTGCGTGGAAATGCTGCCGGGCAAGGGCGCGCAAATCGCCCGTACCGCTGGCGCCGCTGTCGTGCTGATGGCACGTGAAGGCACCTACGCCCAGGTTCGTCTGCGCTCCGGTGAAGTGCGTCGCGTTCACATCGAATGCCGCGCCACCATCGGTGAAGTCGGTAACGGCGAGCACAACCTGCGCAAGATCGGTAAGGCCGGTGCAACCCGTTGGCGCGGTGTGCGTCCGACCGTTCGTGGCGTTGTCATGAACCCGGTGGATCACCCGCACGGTGGTGGTGAAGGCAAGACCGCCGCTGGTCGTCACCCGGTTTCCCCGTGGGGCCAGCAGACCAAGGGCAAGAAGACTCGTAGCAACAAGCGTACGACTTCGATGATTGTCTCGCGTCGCGGCAAGAAATAA
- the rplD gene encoding 50S ribosomal protein L4, which produces MELKLLNDQGQAASNVAAPDTIFGRDYNEALIHQVVVAYQANARSGNRKQKDREEVSHTTKKPWRQKGTGRARAGMSSSPLWRGGGRIFPNSPDENFTHKVNKKMYRAGVCSILSQLAREGRLSVVEEFAVEAPKTKLLAQKLKGMGMESVLVITDSLDEKLLLASRNLPGVLVVEPRQADPVSLVYFKNVLITKPALAKIEELLA; this is translated from the coding sequence ATGGAACTGAAGCTCCTGAATGACCAAGGTCAAGCTGCTTCGAACGTCGCCGCACCGGATACCATTTTCGGCCGCGACTACAACGAAGCCCTGATCCACCAGGTCGTGGTTGCCTACCAAGCCAACGCGCGTAGCGGCAACCGCAAGCAAAAGGATCGTGAAGAAGTCAGCCACACCACCAAGAAGCCGTGGCGTCAAAAGGGTACTGGCCGTGCACGTGCCGGTATGTCCTCGTCGCCTCTGTGGCGCGGTGGTGGCCGTATCTTCCCGAACTCGCCTGACGAAAACTTCACCCACAAGGTCAACAAGAAGATGTATCGCGCAGGTGTCTGCTCGATCCTGTCCCAGTTGGCTCGTGAAGGCCGCCTGTCGGTCGTCGAAGAGTTCGCCGTCGAAGCCCCGAAGACCAAGCTGCTGGCCCAGAAGTTGAAGGGTATGGGCATGGAATCGGTGCTGGTTATTACCGACAGCCTGGACGAAAAGCTGCTGCTGGCCTCGCGCAACCTGCCGGGCGTGCTGGTGGTCGAGCCGCGTCAAGCTGATCCCGTGTCGCTGGTGTACTTCAAGAATGTCTTGATCACCAAGCCGGCTCTGGCAAAGATTGAGGAGTTGCTGGCATGA